A section of the Virgibacillus sp. NKC19-3 genome encodes:
- a CDS encoding sodium:solute symporter family protein, with product MTEYGVWIIALAIGYTFSLIIAGQFAKRRLTKKDSYFVGNRNFNKWIVAFCITGLFSGSTYISILELSYLSGISAVWYGVAEMVQIFIIAFLIIRSFRKKMLVTVSGMIGDKYGRTAKGISGAITAFAFPMWSVATAIAFASAIHVFTGISLPLSVAFTAMLLFVYLQAGGMWSIAFTQTMNIVLFGLMIIIGIIAFFLNPGIDGLRALAIERPAMFNLGSAGLQVIVVWFGTFLVNVILAQAAFQMALSSRTPEEGQRGLIMAGFMAVPFIVGGVLFGISASVIVPNAQTGLIAIPQYLMEVLPAPLVGLFFLGVWACALGWGGPCQFSGATSLGRDVGSALKPAASENQLIKYTKVSLLLLTVLMIVFGLMRTEQSAWWNVLAWTIRNSATFAPVVAALFWPVATKRAVVTSLFTGFVSGLLWYYLGGWDPNAFYLNIHPVWVGSSINILSITLVTLIDRKADWFIQKTNRFGYIGLIGGILITLVNVFYFTPLYQSGLFGLFGFAAILCFFIALIRFLRPSNEQQQIALKHASS from the coding sequence ATGACAGAATATGGAGTATGGATTATCGCTCTTGCTATTGGCTATACTTTTTCATTGATAATTGCCGGTCAGTTTGCGAAGCGGCGTTTAACTAAAAAAGATAGCTATTTTGTCGGTAATCGAAATTTCAATAAATGGATTGTGGCATTTTGTATAACTGGATTATTTTCCGGATCCACATATATTTCCATTCTTGAGCTTTCGTATTTAAGCGGGATATCAGCAGTTTGGTATGGAGTAGCAGAAATGGTTCAAATTTTTATTATTGCCTTTTTAATCATTCGTTCATTCCGTAAAAAAATGCTTGTTACTGTCTCTGGCATGATTGGTGATAAATATGGGCGGACTGCAAAGGGAATTTCCGGGGCTATTACCGCCTTTGCGTTTCCAATGTGGTCGGTTGCTACTGCGATTGCATTTGCCTCCGCTATTCATGTATTTACTGGGATTTCGCTGCCTCTATCTGTAGCTTTTACCGCAATGCTGCTTTTTGTTTATCTGCAGGCTGGCGGTATGTGGTCCATTGCCTTTACACAAACGATGAACATCGTATTATTTGGACTAATGATTATTATTGGTATCATTGCCTTTTTCTTAAATCCTGGAATCGATGGCCTGCGTGCACTTGCTATCGAAAGACCAGCCATGTTTAATCTTGGTAGCGCTGGGCTGCAAGTAATCGTTGTGTGGTTTGGAACTTTTCTAGTAAATGTTATTCTTGCTCAAGCCGCTTTCCAGATGGCACTTTCTTCACGAACACCTGAAGAAGGGCAAAGAGGCTTAATCATGGCCGGATTTATGGCAGTTCCATTTATTGTCGGTGGTGTTTTATTCGGGATTTCTGCAAGTGTCATTGTTCCAAATGCCCAAACCGGGCTCATTGCAATTCCCCAGTATTTAATGGAAGTGCTCCCCGCACCGCTTGTTGGTCTGTTTTTCTTAGGTGTGTGGGCGTGTGCACTGGGATGGGGAGGGCCTTGCCAATTTTCCGGAGCGACCAGTCTTGGTCGTGATGTTGGCAGTGCTCTAAAACCAGCTGCTTCGGAAAATCAGCTGATCAAATATACAAAGGTCTCTTTGCTACTTCTTACAGTACTAATGATTGTATTTGGATTAATGCGCACAGAGCAGTCCGCTTGGTGGAATGTACTTGCTTGGACCATTCGAAACAGTGCAACATTCGCCCCGGTCGTAGCAGCATTATTCTGGCCAGTAGCTACGAAACGTGCTGTTGTTACGTCTCTGTTTACAGGTTTTGTAAGTGGACTGTTATGGTATTATCTTGGTGGATGGGACCCCAATGCATTTTACCTGAACATTCATCCCGTTTGGGTTGGCAGCTCGATCAATATTTTAAGTATTACATTAGTGACGCTCATAGACCGAAAAGCAGACTGGTTCATCCAAAAAACAAATCGCTTTGGATATATTGGTCTAATTGGTGGAATCTTAATCACGTTGGTAAATGTGTTTTATTTTACGCCACTCTATCAAAGTGGGTTGTTTGGTTTATTTGGTTTTGCAGCAATTTTATGTTTTTTCATTGCACTAATCCGCTTTCTTCGACCAAGTAATGAACAACAGCAAATAGCATTAAAACATGCCTCAAGTTAA
- a CDS encoding MurR/RpiR family transcriptional regulator, whose amino-acid sequence MFILEGILYKVRESLNYVKPSEGAVAEYILHYPQKAVTMTVSQLAHASYSSPSAVMRYCHTLGYNGFKELKLKLSGDLAVINLHDLEQETLSPDDSIDKIMAVITNTNIQSLYSSLQLVQKDQFTAAYEYLMKAKKIDFYGVGSSFLIAYDAIQKFMRINKTCTAYSDFHMQKVSAVNLHSDDVVVAISYSGETRQIIDCVKIAQSKGAKVIAITKYADSHLSSMADAVLFVAAQEDEFRSAAMSSRIASLNVIDMLYTACAYEDYDHSLPHLNQTYEIIQQSQEEDAKRARNNKDNNRKT is encoded by the coding sequence GTGTTTATCCTGGAAGGAATTCTTTATAAAGTTAGGGAATCGCTTAATTATGTGAAACCATCAGAAGGAGCTGTTGCGGAGTATATTTTACATTACCCACAAAAGGCAGTCACAATGACTGTCAGTCAGCTTGCACATGCTAGTTATTCCAGCCCTTCTGCTGTTATGCGCTATTGCCATACACTTGGCTACAACGGATTTAAGGAGTTGAAGCTAAAGTTATCCGGAGATCTGGCAGTGATTAATTTACACGATCTGGAACAAGAAACGTTATCACCCGACGACTCTATTGATAAAATTATGGCTGTCATTACCAATACAAATATTCAATCACTGTATAGTTCGTTGCAGTTAGTGCAAAAAGACCAATTTACAGCAGCATATGAATACCTGATGAAAGCAAAGAAAATTGACTTCTATGGTGTTGGGTCCAGCTTTTTGATCGCGTATGATGCCATTCAAAAATTCATGCGCATTAATAAGACCTGTACAGCTTATAGTGATTTTCATATGCAAAAAGTATCGGCCGTTAACCTGCATAGTGATGACGTAGTAGTTGCCATTTCGTACTCAGGTGAAACTCGTCAAATCATTGATTGTGTCAAAATTGCACAATCAAAAGGTGCAAAAGTGATAGCGATTACGAAATATGCAGATTCACACTTGAGCAGTATGGCAGATGCGGTATTATTTGTTGCCGCCCAGGAAGATGAATTCCGAAGCGCTGCTATGTCATCACGAATCGCCTCATTAAACGTGATCGATATGCTTTATACAGCATGCGCATACGAAGATTACGATCATTCTTTACCCCATTTGAACCAAACATACGAAATTATACAACAATCCCAAGAGGAGGATGCAAAGCGTGCCCGAAACAACAAAGACAACAACCGAAAAACGTAA
- a CDS encoding CueP family metal-binding protein, producing the protein MKKKRTLVLFVFLALLAACSAEENVQDETGDIKELVHYYSTEDIVDEDASITSEQLIVTDKEENEEAIYDLPEDEFFVSIAPFEEQTHPCEIHSLTGCQGEMVQEAFDVYIETAEGNVVIDETMQTEENGFIDLWLPRDETYAVEIKHDGKEVTSEISTYEDDFTCITTMQLI; encoded by the coding sequence ATGAAGAAAAAAAGGACCCTTGTCTTATTTGTATTTTTGGCTTTATTAGCTGCTTGTAGTGCAGAAGAGAATGTACAGGACGAAACGGGCGATATTAAAGAATTAGTCCATTATTATAGTACCGAAGATATTGTTGATGAGGATGCATCCATTACTTCTGAACAACTTATTGTTACAGATAAGGAAGAGAATGAAGAAGCGATTTATGATTTACCGGAAGATGAATTTTTTGTTTCGATTGCTCCCTTTGAAGAACAGACGCATCCCTGTGAAATTCATAGTTTAACAGGCTGTCAGGGAGAAATGGTTCAGGAAGCATTTGATGTTTATATTGAAACTGCGGAAGGGAACGTTGTCATCGATGAGACAATGCAGACCGAAGAGAACGGCTTTATTGACTTGTGGCTGCCTAGGGATGAAACCTATGCCGTTGAAATCAAACATGATGGAAAAGAAGTGACATCGGAAATCAGTACGTATGAGGATGATTTTACTTGTATCACAACGATGCAGTTAATCTAG
- a CDS encoding carbon starvation CstA family protein, whose product MLTFFISIIILIIAYFTYGKCIEKIFGIDQSRQTPAIANHDGVDYVPMKKQNNAMIQLLNIAGTGPIFGPIMGALFGPVAFIWIVLGSIFAGGVHDYLTGMISIRNKGAHIPELAGKFLGNFSKHLVNAFALLLLLLVGTVFATTSGSLLHVLLDGQMALWIILALIFGYFLLSTVLPIDKIIGRIYPILGAILLIGTLGVGITMFTSGYGSAIPELTLENMHPDNLAIFPMLFLTITCGALSGFHATQSPIISRTVQTESQGRYIFYGMMITEAVIAMIWAAASMSLFHGENLNALINAGTPSAVVNEVATTLLGAIGGTIAVLGVIILPITSGDTAFRAARSVIADYINFNQKKIMNRLTIAIPLFIVSIILTQIDFDILWRYFSWANQTTASLALWIATMYLLVKGKKYWVSFIPALFITDMVLVYILHAQIGFNLPMNVSHIGGVILTIAFSIWFFWKAKQNKANHIETDSEVV is encoded by the coding sequence ATGTTAACCTTTTTCATATCTATTATTATATTAATTATTGCGTATTTTACATACGGGAAATGTATAGAAAAAATATTTGGAATAGATCAATCACGTCAAACACCTGCAATCGCTAACCACGATGGCGTTGATTATGTTCCAATGAAAAAGCAAAACAATGCAATGATTCAATTGCTTAATATCGCTGGAACAGGACCGATATTTGGCCCAATAATGGGTGCGTTATTTGGTCCGGTAGCTTTTATTTGGATCGTTCTGGGTTCCATTTTTGCAGGTGGCGTTCATGACTATTTGACAGGAATGATTTCCATTCGAAACAAAGGTGCTCATATTCCGGAACTTGCTGGTAAATTTCTAGGTAATTTTTCAAAGCATTTGGTCAATGCCTTTGCACTGTTACTACTTCTTTTAGTAGGAACGGTTTTTGCGACAACATCCGGCTCTCTCCTTCATGTTCTACTTGATGGCCAGATGGCGTTATGGATTATTTTAGCTCTTATATTTGGGTATTTCCTTTTATCTACTGTCCTGCCAATTGATAAAATTATCGGTAGAATATACCCAATCCTTGGTGCTATTCTCTTAATTGGTACACTTGGAGTTGGAATTACCATGTTTACTTCCGGTTATGGTTCAGCCATCCCTGAGCTTACACTGGAAAATATGCACCCGGATAATCTAGCAATCTTTCCCATGTTATTTTTAACCATAACTTGTGGTGCCTTGTCCGGATTTCATGCAACACAGTCACCGATTATTTCTCGCACTGTTCAAACGGAGTCACAAGGACGGTATATTTTCTACGGGATGATGATCACAGAAGCTGTTATAGCGATGATTTGGGCTGCTGCTTCCATGAGCCTTTTTCATGGAGAAAACCTTAACGCGTTGATTAATGCCGGTACTCCTTCTGCTGTGGTAAATGAGGTAGCGACAACCCTGCTTGGGGCAATTGGTGGCACAATCGCTGTACTTGGTGTTATTATTCTTCCTATTACTTCGGGGGATACAGCCTTTCGTGCAGCGCGTTCTGTTATTGCAGATTATATCAATTTCAATCAAAAGAAAATAATGAACCGTTTAACCATTGCTATACCTTTGTTCATCGTTTCTATTATACTGACGCAAATTGACTTTGATATATTATGGCGATATTTCTCTTGGGCGAACCAGACAACTGCATCACTTGCACTGTGGATCGCAACGATGTACCTGCTTGTTAAAGGAAAAAAATACTGGGTTTCCTTTATTCCGGCATTGTTTATCACCGATATGGTACTTGTCTATATATTACATGCACAAATTGGTTTTAACCTTCCCATGAATGTATCGCATATTGGAGGAGTTATTCTTACCATAGCTTTTAGCATTTGGTTCTTCTGGAAAGCAAAGCAAAATAAGGCGAATCATATTGAAACAGATAGTGAGGTTGTATAA
- the murQ gene encoding N-acetylmuramic acid 6-phosphate etherase: MNLDEMRTHDILHVMNEEDKTVPDAVNKEIDQIEKAVSAVIDAFTKGGRLIYIGAGTSGRLGMLDAVECPPTFGTDPEIVQSLIAGGKDAIMKAVEGAEDDSELAESDLQNLNISEKDTVIGLAASGRTPYVIGGLNYSKSVGAHTVAVSCNKNAKISRYADIPIEVEVGPEILTGSTRLKAGTAQKLVVNMISTSSMIGIGKVYENLMVDVQLTNQKLIERAKNIISLATEVDYDTASTFLKNAHHNPKIAIIMIKLECSFEKAKRSLKQAGGFVREAIKMANNKDGGYNE; the protein is encoded by the coding sequence ATGAATTTAGATGAAATGCGTACACATGACATTTTACATGTGATGAATGAAGAAGATAAAACCGTTCCTGATGCAGTAAATAAAGAAATAGATCAAATCGAAAAAGCAGTATCAGCCGTTATTGATGCTTTCACCAAAGGCGGCAGACTTATTTACATCGGGGCTGGCACGAGTGGCCGATTAGGAATGTTGGATGCAGTAGAATGTCCACCAACATTTGGCACTGATCCAGAGATCGTTCAAAGCCTTATTGCAGGAGGTAAGGATGCCATCATGAAGGCCGTTGAGGGGGCTGAGGATGACTCGGAATTGGCTGAATCCGACTTACAAAATCTGAATATCAGTGAAAAAGATACGGTGATCGGGCTGGCCGCCAGTGGACGAACCCCTTATGTCATAGGCGGGTTGAATTACAGCAAATCGGTCGGCGCTCATACAGTCGCCGTTAGCTGTAATAAAAATGCCAAAATCAGTCGTTATGCGGATATTCCAATTGAAGTTGAAGTTGGTCCTGAAATTTTAACAGGTTCAACCCGATTGAAAGCAGGAACAGCCCAAAAGCTTGTTGTCAATATGATTTCAACAAGTTCAATGATTGGAATTGGAAAAGTATATGAAAACCTGATGGTTGATGTCCAGTTAACAAACCAAAAACTCATAGAACGTGCGAAAAATATTATTTCTCTCGCAACAGAAGTTGATTATGATACAGCTTCAACCTTTTTGAAAAACGCTCATCATAACCCCAAAATAGCAATTATTATGATCAAATTAGAATGTAGCTTCGAAAAAGCGAAGCGATCTCTCAAGCAGGCAGGTGGATTTGTACGCGAAGCTATTAAAATGGCAAACAACAAGGACGGTGGCTATAATGAATAA